The proteins below come from a single Bombus pyrosoma isolate SC7728 linkage group LG10, ASM1482585v1, whole genome shotgun sequence genomic window:
- the LOC122571761 gene encoding probable actin-related protein 2/3 complex subunit 2, translating into MILLEIHNRILEETLSNKIKNTLSGHKPESTDVVIADFDGVLFHISNLSGDKSKIRISILLKFYKQLQEHGADELLIREYGSYLIAPENGYNVSVLIDLENLPEDWESLVKKVALLKRHCFASVFEKYFDFQEEYYDSPGTQLQKRAVIQYRDEETMYVEAKSDRVTVVFSTIFKDEDDMVIGKLFLQELKEGRRASHTAPQVLFNHREPPLELQDSEAAVGDCIGYITFVLFPRHTNREARDNTIDLIHMFRNYLHYHIKYSKVYIHSRMRTKTTDFLKILNRARSQSKNTEKKTITGRTFIRKE; encoded by the exons atgattttgTTAGAGATACACAATAGGATACTAGAAGAAACGTtaagtaacaaaataaaaaatactctGTCGGG TCATAAACCAGAATCCACAGATGTTGTTATAGCAGATTTTGATGgagttttatttcatatttctaacTTAAGTGGTGACAAGTCAAAAATTAGA ATAAgtattttacttaaattttataaacaattacaaGAACATGGGGCTGATGAATTACTTATACGTGAATACGGATCTTACCTTATAGCTCCAGAAAATg GTTACAATGTTTCTGTATTAATAGACCTGGAAAATTTGCCTGAAGATTGGGAATCATTAGTTAAAAAAGTTGCACTCTTAAAGAGACACTGTTTTGCCAGTGTTTTTGAGAAGTATTTTGATTTTCAAGAAGAGTATTATGATTCACCAGGTACCCAGTTGCAAAAAAGGGCAGTAATTCAATATAGAGACGAAGAAACAAT gTATGTTGAAGCCAAAAGTGATAGAGTAACAGTGGTATTTAGCACAATATTTAAAGATGAAGATGATATGGTTATTGGAAAGTTATTTTTACAAGAATTGAAAGAAGGAAGACGTGCAAGTCACACAGCTCCACAGGTTCTATTTAATCACCGTGAACCACCATTAGAATTACAAGATTCTGAGGCAGCCGTTGGAGACTGTATTGGATACATTACATTcg TATTGTTTCCAAGGCATACAAACAGAGAAGCTCGTGATAATACTATTGATTTAATACACATGTTTAGAAATTACTTACattatcatattaaatatagtaaaGTTTATATTCACTCAAGGATGCGCACCAAAACAACAGACTTcctaaagatattaaatagaGCAAGATCTCAATCGAAAAACACTGAGAAGAAAACCATTAC AGGTAGAACGTTTATCAGGAAGGAATGA